The following are from one region of the Syngnathus acus chromosome 10, fSynAcu1.2, whole genome shotgun sequence genome:
- the LOC119128820 gene encoding C-terminal-binding protein 1, with the protein MGSSHLLNKGMPLGIRPPIMNGPMHPRPLVALLDGRDCTVEMPVLKDVATVAFCDAQSTQEIHEKVLNEAVGALMYHTITLMREDLEKFKALRIIVRIGSGYDNIDIKSAGELGIVVCNMPAASVEETADSTLCHILTLYRRTTWLHQALREGTRVQSVEQIREVASGAARIRGETLGLIGLGRVGQAVALRAKTFGFNVIFYDPYLADGVERSLGLQRVTTLQDLLFHSDCVSLHCSLNEHNHHLINDFTIKQMRQGAFLVNTARGGLVDEKALAQALKDGRIRGAALDVHETEPFSFSQGPLKDAPNLICTPHAAWYSEQASLEMREEAAREIRRAITGRIPDSLKNCVNKEFLTQNNHWTAVEPANVHPELNGAYRYPPGIVSMTSGGLPPPVEGIVPNTVPVTHPLPPAVAHPPHTPSPGQNTVKPPEGDREQHPNEQL; encoded by the exons GCATTAGGCCCCCAATCATGAATGGGCCTATGCACCCACGCCCCCTAGTGGCTCTGCTGGATGGGCGAGACTGCACAGTAGAGATGCCAGTCCTGAAAGATGTCGCCACTGTGGCCTTCTGCGATGCCCAGTCGACGCAGGAGATCCATGAGAAG GTGCTGAATGAAGCCGTGGGAGCGTTGATGTATCACACCATCACTCTGATGAGAGAAGACCTGGAGAAGTTCAAAGCTCTCCGCATCATCGTGCGCATCGGTAGCGGCTATGACAACATTGACATCAAGTCTGCGGGCGAGCTTG GAATTGTTGTGTGTAACATGCCAGCCGCCTCGGTGGAGGAGACAGCTGACTCCACGCTGTGTCACATCCTCACCTTGTATCGGCGTACCACATGGCTCCATCAG GCTCTCCGGGAGGGCACACGGGTCCAAAGCGTGGAGCAGATCCGAGAGGTTGCTTCAGGAGCAGCGAGGATCAGAGGGGAGACGTTGGGACTCATCGGACTAG gtcGAGTGGGCCAGGCTGTAGCCTTGCGAGCTAAGACGTTTGGcttcaatgtcattttttatgaCCCCTATTTGGCGGACGGCGTGGAAAGATCCCTGGGCCTTCAAAGAGTCACCACGCTACAG GATCTGCTCTTCCACTCCGACTGCGTGTCGCTGCACTGCAGCCTGAACGAACACAACCACCACCTCATCAACGACTTCACCATTAAGCAG ATGCGTCAGGGAGCATTCCTGGTCAATACGGCAAGGGGGGGTCTGGTGGATGAGAAGGCCCTGGCCCAGGCCCTGAAGGACGGAAGAATACGTGGCGCTGCCCTGGATGTTCACGAGACGGAACCCTTCAG TTTCAGTCAGGGTCCCCTGAAGGACGCCCCTAACCTGATCTGCACCCCTCATGCCGCCTGGTACAGCGAACAGGCCTCGCTAGAGATGCGGGAGGAGGCTGCCAGGGAGATCCGGAGAGCCATCACCG GTCGTATTCCGGACAGTCTTAAGAACTGCGTCAACAAGGAATTCCTGACTCAGAACAACCACTGGACGGCAGTGGAACCAGCCAACGTCCACCCAGAACTCAATGGAGCCTACAG GTACCCGCCAGGCATAGTGAGCATGACCAGTGGTGGCCTCCCGCCCCCCGTGGAGGGCATCGTGCCCAACACAGTGCCCGTCACACACCCCCTCCCACCTGCAGTCGCACACCCGCCACACACCCCGTCACCCGGACAGAACACAGTCAAGCCACCGGAGGGTGACAGAGAGCAGCATCCAAACGAGCAGCTGTAG